The Mesorhizobium sp. AR02 genomic interval CAGGACTGTCGGGCAGTTCAGGTGTCGCAAGCATCGCCGTTTCTTCTTCCGCCAGGCCAAAAGGCCGAGCAGGTTCGTCCACGGGCGCTGCCTCGGCCAGCTTGCGTGCTTTGGCCTTGGCCACAGGGACGGATGCGATCGGCGCGCTTGGCCGCACCACCGAGCTGGTGGTCTCGTTCGACGGCTGTTGCATATCGAGCGCGTCCATGCCCGATGTCGACGAGCAGCCGGCAAGGCACAGCGCTGCGATCACGAAACTGACGACGCCTGGTAACCGCATCTGGACCTGTACTCAAAACACAACAGACCGAAGGCGACAGCCGACGGACAACCAAGCCAGTTATGAACGAGAAATTACCAATAAAGTTTGAATCAAGTTTTTTACCATGACTGTGACCCGTTTCAGACATTCGCCGTCGACGGCCGGCCAAGCCTTGACAGCGCCATGATGTGGCTGTTGAGACGGATATGCGGCGTTTGCCGCCGGCATTTCCAGCGATCCCAAAAAGGCGTCCGATGATTGCGTTGCAGCGGCTTCTCCTGGTCCCCCTGCTCGCGGCCCTCTCCTGCGGCGGCGCGCTTATGGCCGCGCATGCCAGCGCACTGGTCGTCGTCCCTCCCGGCAATCGCTCCGAGACGCAACCGACGATCCCGGATGCATCGGCGACGCGAACCCGCGCCTTCAAGACCACCTACGCGGAAAAATACGAGAAGATCGTCGCGCTGCTGAAGCGCGAGAAGAAACTGGTGGCGCATATCAAGCAGGTGGCGGCGGCTTACGATATCGACCCCATCCATATCGTCGGCGCGCTGGTCGGCGAACATACCTACAATGTGACCGCTGTCGGTTCGGTCCAGACCTATTATGTGAAAGCCCTGTCCTATTCCGGCCTCGACTTTGCCTTCCGCTACAAGGGCGTGCCGGTGCAGACCTTTGTCCAGCGGCCGGAATTCGCGGCCTGCGCCGAGGCCAAGGACAGTGCCGCCCTGTGGAGCTGCCGCGACAGTGTCTGGGTCGAACACTTCCGCGGCAAGACGGTCGATGGCGTCACCTACGATGCAATGACCTTCCAACAGGCGTTCTTCCAGCCCTTCTTTGCCGGCCAGACATTCGGCCTCGGCCAGATCAGCCCACTGACCGCGCTCGAAGTGACCGACCTGGTCAACAAGGTCAGCGGCTACGACAGACTGACGCCGGATCATCCGCAGGCGATCTATCGCGATGTCATGGATCCCGACCGCA includes:
- a CDS encoding DUF1402 family protein produces the protein MIALQRLLLVPLLAALSCGGALMAAHASALVVVPPGNRSETQPTIPDASATRTRAFKTTYAEKYEKIVALLKREKKLVAHIKQVAAAYDIDPIHIVGALVGEHTYNVTAVGSVQTYYVKALSYSGLDFAFRYKGVPVQTFVQRPEFAACAEAKDSAALWSCRDSVWVEHFRGKTVDGVTYDAMTFQQAFFQPFFAGQTFGLGQISPLTALEVTDLVNKVSGYDRLTPDHPQAIYRDVMDPDRSIVYIAAIVRDAIDAYKEQGFDISGNPGITATLYNVGQPRQRAADLRAAVAGGKGRKLPVENYYGWLVNDKLDELRSLLDSGS